TAGGACTGCGGGAGATTGGGACTCTAAACTCGAGGATAGTCAGGTGGATGAAGCTGAATCAACTCTCAAAGAAGCTCTCTCATTGAATTACGAGGTGCGTAGATATTTTAAACCATATTGTTGTGGTTCCTTTCTCCTTTCTTGGTTATTAGAGTTCTGAATTCTGATCTGCTtattttttctttaatgtatAGGAAGCCAGAGCATTGCTGGGGAGGCTTGAATACCAGAGAGGGAATTTTGATGCTGCTCTTCAGGTATTCCAGGGCATTGACGTTAGAAGTTTAACCCCTAAAATGATCAAGGCCATAGCTGAAAGAACTCGGCAAAGAAAGCCACGTTCTAAAGGTGATATTGTGCCTGCCACTGTCATGTCCATGCATTCAGTGAGTTTACTTCTTGAAGCAATCTTACTGAAAGCAAAATCACTAGAGGAACTTGGGCATTGTAGAGGTATGATATTTTCACTCCTGCTAGCTTAGATAATCATTTATGTCATACTGGGAGTATTTGAATTTTGAATATGCTTTAGTAGAATTCAGACTTGAAGGGTGTTAAGATTCTTTGGAACTTTTTGAATTGCATTAGTTTTCCTCAGCATATATATACATGTTTGCTTATCCCCTTTGAGAATAACTAAATATATACATGACTGATAAAGTATGCAgtttattcaatttatttttgttccaaaattttttaaaaataaagttaatttagtTTTAGCATAAATCATAAGTGGCCCTATAATATGATTGCAATGGTTTTATATTGAAGGAATTATAGTATTTGAAATTTAAAACAAAGGGTTCTGATACTCGCTCAAATCATTAGAGGCTGCAAAGGAGTGCAGGATTATTTTAGACATAGTTGAATCAGCACTACCTAATGGTATGCCTGAAGGAGTTGGTGAAGACTGCAAATTGGAGGAAATGTTTCACAAAGCATTGGAGTTTCTTCCAATTCTGTGGACAAAGGCAGGTTTGATTGATGAAGCTATTATTGCATATCGCCGGGCTCTAGTCATGCCATGGAATTTAGATCCACTGAGGTTGGCTGGAGTGCAAAAAGACTTAGCTTCCATTTTACTTTTTGGTGCTGTTGAAGCAAAACTTCCCCCTCACTTACAAACATGGGGACCAGGGTCCCCCAACAATAGTACAGAGGAAGCAATCCTTTTGTTGTTGGTTCTCATGAATAAGGTAGCTTATGGGGAAATCGAGTGGGATGAAGAAATTATGGATCACCTGACATGTGCTCTCTCAATTATTGGGCAGTTTGAATTATTAGCAGAGCATGTGGAGCAGGTCCGTCCAGGTGTCTATAACCGTGCTGATAGATGGTACTTTCTTGCTCTTTGTTACAGTGCTGCTGGCCAGAATGAAACAGCTTTGAACCTTTTAAAGAAAGTTTCTGGTTTTTCAGAATCAAAGCACAAACCCCATATCTCTTCCTATCTATTGGGAGCAAAATTGTGTTCTGAAGATCCAAAGCATGCTCATGATGGCATTAATTTTTCTCATAAAATAATTAACTTGGCTAATCATCAAAGTCAACATTTCATGGGTGAAGCCCATAAATTGCTTGGTGTTTGTTATGGGAATGCAGCGAGAATTTGCTTATCTGATTCTGAAAGAATTCTCCTGCACAAAGAGTCTTTGAACTCTCTAAGCCATGCTGCTCTAAATAGGCAGGAGGATCCTGAAGTATTGTATAGCCTTGCACTTGAGAACACACTGCAGAGGAATCTAGATGCAGCTTTTGACAATGCAGTTATGTACACTGAAACCATGGCTGGTAACTCTGTGAGAGGTTGGAAGCTACTCTCCCTTATAGTTTCTGCCCAGCAGCGTTTCAGGGATGCTGAAATAGTTGTTGATTTGGCTTTGGATGAGTCTGGGAGAATAGATCAGTTTGAACTTCTTAGGTTGAAGGCTGTGCTTCAAATTGCTCAGGAGCAGCCCAAGCTGGCAATAGAAACATACAGAATATTGCTGTCTCTTATTCAAGCACAGAGAGATCTTCAAGACAAGAATCCTGTTCTCGCTCATATCTTTGAGTCTGAGGTGTGTATTCGTTATATGCTGTAtcatttctattttttaaatagCCGCATGATAAAGTATTTAAGTTTAAAAGTGAGTTTGGTGCAAGGTAAGGAACATAAATTTCTCAAAAAAGAGCTATAATCAACTGTTTTTGTTTAAGCACCTCCAAGACATGTTTGGGTATAATTTGATGCTTGAAAGAGCTATCTGAAATCATTCTGATTTCACTTTCGCATAAGCACATAGACTTGGGCAGTTTTGTTTCTGAACAAATTTTGAtacattaatttattaataataataagagGACTTAAGAGGAAATAAGATCAGAAAAGCcagatatttatataaatatttaatattccaAATTGCTCTAACTTCAATCCTTGTTAAACTTTGTTTATAATAGTACATCATATCTTCCGATTCAATAATGCATTTTTGTCTATGCCTTCGCCAATTAGTCAGTCACTTGAAAGCATGCTCCAATTCAGGTAATTCAGCATTCAATTATGAGGGAAAGCAAGTGAAATATTTATCCTCTCTTGCAGGCACTAGCAGAAAGAAACTTGGAACTGGCAGTGTGGCAAGATTTGGCTGCTATTTACTCTAAACTTGGCTCATGTCCTGATGCCAAAATTTGCATGGACAAAGCAAAGTTGCTGGACTTTCATTCTCCTAGAAGTTGGCACACCACAGGTGGAattctgtatttgtaaattagtCCTCCATGCATAAGATTTGCAGCTCTTGCACACATCAACAGATCTGTTGCTCATAAACTTAGTGACTTTTAAAAAGATAATAATTTTCACCCCTCCATAATGCTTTTTGCAGGAGTGTTTTTTGAAGCTCAATCACTGCACAAAGAAGCCCTTTTTTCTTTCTCAGTCTCACTGTCAATAGACCCAGACTATGTTCCAAGTATTGTCTCCACTGCAGACGTGTTGATGAAACTTGGAAAGCAGTCATTTCCAGTTGCCAGGAGCTTTTTAATGAATGCATTGCGCTTAGACCCCACAAATCATCAAGCATGGTTCAGTCTTGGCTTAATTTCAAAAATGGAAGGCTCATTACAGCAAGCTGCAGACTTTTTCCAAGCTGCATACGAGCTCAAGCTGTCAGCTCCTGCGCAAAGCCTAGTATGAAAATGGTTTTCCAATTATTTCAAGCAGAAAGTACCCAAAACAGGGATCTCCGTGAATTATATTTATCATTAATTGGCCATTGATTGCAATGGCTCGACAACTATGCTTATTCCACTCAGTCACTCACCGTGTCTAGTTATAGATTCCCATGATTGATTTGTATAGCAAATCCTGCTTTAGGTTTGAATTACTCCAGTTTATATCATAAAATTTTTGAGCATGGCTTTTCAACGATTCAGAGGATAACtatgtttggattaaaatttttgtTTCAAGTTGAATACACACAATTCCTTTGTAACATAGCATGGATTTTCTCCTTGGGTCTAAACATAACTTAGGTCTGTCTGTCAAGGTTAGGTTCGTTAAGTTGAAGgttaaatttttcatgaagaaaaatcaaCAGGTATGGAGAACTCCTCAACAAATGACATTCAGTTTAGGAATGTGTCACTGGTAACCATGACTAATGAACAACAATGGCGCAATACTGTGTACAATGATCATTGAAACACCAGTAGAAAACAGAAAACAATATGAACAAAGGAGAAAACAGTGAAATGTATTTTACAAGAACATTATGATAAAATAATTAAGCTAACCCTCATCACTGAGGTCCTATGATCTGATCAATCCTACTATTTGTAGCCCTGGAGAAAAACCTCATACAAATGGGAGCATTAACCCCTGCAAGAGCCAGGATTGAACTAGGCAAAGCCCATATCCCATCTCCACAAATTAAACCAGAAGCTACTGCTGGTGCAAAAGCATCTGCCTTAGCCTTGTTAACCTTTTCCCAGATGAACAAAATCAAGCTTCCAACATACATATCAATGGCAAAATATGGGCCTAAATAGAAAGGTATGGCCATTGCCATTGGAAGCGGAACAAACCTCTCCCACTTCTTACCCATCCTATCCTTAATCAAATTTATGAGAATTGCCGCACCAAAAAAGCAGCAACAAAGTAATAGGCAATTCTTTGGTAGAGATGAGAAACCTTCTACGCCTAGAATAGCCATATTACGATACACAACAGCATATGGGACAGGATATTCACTATCTGGAAGCCCAAGGTTATGAAACGCCCTGTAGAATAGCCAAAAGACGCAAGGGGAAATTACACAACCCATTGCTGTGCCAATCACTTGGCTCACGAACATGGATCGGGGTGAAGCTAGGGTTAGTTAGCCCGTCTTGAAATCTTGCATAAGGTCAGAGGCTGTGGAGACAATGTTCATCATGACTCCACATGCTGCTAAACCGGCTAAAACCCCACCGTGAGAGGCACCAGCCCATGCCCCAATAGTAAAAATAGCAAGTTTTCCATACGTGGATGCTAGGGACCAATCTGTTAGCCCACACCCGTATGCATTACAGAAAGCTAAGGTTGGTGCAAACAAGTAGATAACTATCACTTAATACCATTTGAGCTGGGTAAATATGTGTGGAAGAATGGCTGTAGATATCGCAGCAATGGTGACATAACCTGTTATAGCAAACCATGTTGGTATTTGATCTTTGAGAAAGAGTTGGGTGCGGCGCTGATCGTCAAAAGAGGCCTTCTTCATCTTTGGAGAGGGAATATCTGCAACTGGAAGATCTGTTCTGTTGCCTTTGGCATGAAATTGATAATAAAAGCTTGTGACGGTTTGGGTTAGCACCTTGCAGAAGTTGTATAGACCATCACCAAGAATCAAGGAAATGGCGATGAACACCTGAGAAAATACTCAGAGaataaataattcatttcaattaaagGAATGAACCTTCAAGATCAGAAACTCACCTTGTAACCTTGGAGACCTTGCAAGCTTTTTGGGCTGAGATCTGCTGGATACCAATGTCCCTTTCTAGTATCTATCAGAGGCCACATTAGACCCCAGGAAATAATTCCTCCAAGGAGCACTGATATGTTTATGATGTATGGGCAAATCATACCTACTCCCACATAGGTTGctgagaaatcaaagaaaaaccTGCAGGCTTAAATGCGGATAATTAGCCGAAAACATTAATGAATTATATTAAAGGGTGCTTAATGAAAACAAAATTCCTTGAAGATTATGTATATATTCATCTCAAGTACTTTCTTCTTAATTAGAAAAGAACATGGATGAGTAAAGAATGTACATGTTGTCTCTAGCTTTGAGTCCAAATGTAGGGAAGTTTGAAAATCCACAATAATCTTCGGCTTTGAAGAACCATTGGAAGAAAGCCCACAGGAAGCTGAAGGAGAAGAACTTACCTAGCTCACGTACTTGTTTCCTACACGAGTAGAACAAGAAAGTTGAAAACTTTCATGTGATTGCATATAAACTGAAACCAAGTGGTTCTTCCAGTGCCTTACTTTGCCAGCTTGGCTCCTTCAGGGGTGTGGAAGCTATTTATAAGATGAGCAGTTGCAGTTCCACTTGGGTACGTCAGTTTGAAGTGTATGATCATGATCTGAAACCATTAATGATATATGAGATTTATATTAATCAATTTATGATGGTGAATTTGtttcaaaatatatattaatctttcttttttttttcttaacaaGAATCAATATGATTACCTTCCTTAGAGGCACCACGGAGAGATAACTTCCGAAGCCGcctatttaaacaaaataatacAGAGCTTCAGATTCTGATGTGGATGAACTCATAGAAATTAGAGAAAGAATATCAGGAGATGAGTAATACCGCTAAAGGCAATGCCAGAATAGGCAACAACGCATGTTTGAATGACAGTATTTTCTTGCCTGGTAAAGGGATGCTTCAAGAGGCCAGATTTCTCAAGGATCTTGGTCCAAGTCCTCACAAAGAAGAATCCCAAGAGACCAGCAGAAACGTTGAGGGAAGGGATAATCCCTGTTGTGAGGTTAAGCTTCATTACTATAAAACTGAACAATATGCTTAAAACGAAGCTCACCCCAAAAGCTCTCCATGTCAGCTGCTCCCTCCATGATGGAACCCCTTGGCTCTCAAACATCTGCTCCACTGATAACTCTCCTCCTCTAGTTTCTTCTTTATCTTCTCCATCTCGATTCTTGTCTCTGTTGCTATTGGGCTCTGGAACTGTATGTTCCATGTCTAAATTATATTCAACTTCATCTTCCCTCATATTATCATGATTCATTTTTACTGTCTCCCTCTCTGTACCTCTTTTCTTTCGATTAATGCGAGGTTGGAATATTAGGATGTGAATCTTTTGACGGCTGCTGGATTTATATTGGCGCTCGAGTGATTCAGGTGGGAATCCATTTCTAATTCAGAAAGTTGCTATCGTTCATCAGTCATCGCATAATGGCATGGGGACGAACTAGCGATCCAAATGCCAACGTAGTTGGCCCGTTACGGTCAAGCCACTAGGGGTTGGAGCATTTATTTGTTTAAAATAGTGCAAGCAATTTGTCCTGTTTATTAACTTCTGTTTCACACACGCTTTCAGGGACCCCAAACAAAAATGTATGCACGCTATAAAAAATGTACTAATTGCGTTTACTTCTCTGCTAAAGCATGATAAATAAGGGAGAAAAAATCACTTTCAAGAATTATAATgcctaacatatatatatatatataaaaggcagtgtggtatttttaaaaaaatatcaaagaaaatatcaCATCTTGTCATGTGACATTTTCATTAATAACtttctttaataataataataataatttaatttttttatttatcttttaattattaatattatttacaattctatcttaatatttataatttaaattattttttttttaaatttgatttttaaaaaattaaaatatttaatgatTAGATAAATTTTAGGCTGAATAAATTGAATTTGTTCAATTTTAATCCAACTCACATGCTTTTATCTGATCATCAGCATTTTGTTTTCTGATTTGCATGCAGTGCATTGATGCCTTGGCATCTTTTGTCCTCACAATGGGATGTAGTGTCAAATTTCTACTATGTTGATCTGCGACATGATATTTTTGAAGATTGTACATGCACTAGGAGACAAATAAACATTTCAGAAACTCCCTTGATATTGGTTTCAATCATTCTACCTTATTTCTGTGCTTTTGGAAGTCACAACAAACTTGAGAGACATTTACAACTTTAATGGGGCATCTATAACAAAGATATTAACAATTTGCCTTCAGAATGAGAGAAACCGATGATGTGGATAACATGATTGAATCCTATCACAGGCACAGCACAAAAGGAACAAAGATAAAGTTAGTTTCCTGAACTATAACGAATAGTTCCTCATCTTCTAGTGTAAAGTAAACTAGTAACAATTTAAATACACATCAAGAATTTCATGGAACTGAAAGTTCTAATGTAATTTTTTGTTTTAGGATTTCCTTGACTAGAAGTTGAGCTCATCAGAAGCAAACATCACAGCAAGAGTCAGTGTTAAAATCAGATGTCTAGTGCATGGGACATGCCATCACCCTTAAGCAATTTACTGATCCAGAAAATTGTCATACTAAAATGTCAAAAATGAGGActtataaaaataaatgatgCATGGTACACTATTAACCCCATTaacatataagaaaaattaagcatATCATGGAATATTCATAAAATAGTTTTTTAATCCTTCAAGATAGATTTCCACTTACAATAGAATCTGCAAATGCACAGACAATAAGCTTAACATCAACCCATCTGCCACTGCATCAAAAGAACCAATATATAGCTGTTAGGAAggaggtgtttttttttttttttttttttttgggagacGGCGGCTCAGCGGGtgaataaaaaagaaagaaagaaacctTTAGAACTGGTTCGCCTTTATTAGAATTTGCAGATTGTTTTGCCATTACATGCTGCGCACGTGCAGCTCTACCTGCAGCAGATTTTTCAAATTCCTCTTGCCTGCGGATAAGAATGACAACATGCTAAATGATGCAAGGGCATCTGAATTGCTCTAGTGAGAAGAAAGCTATCAAAGTGCCGTAAAAAAACTGTTTCAGTCTCTCAGACCCCTGGATCATCATACCTAATAACTCAGTACTAATCTCATCAGCCAACTAGCATGAACTAAGGGGTGGCACAACCCAAAGGTGAACAGACACAAAATTGTTGCATAGAGTATGATTCTTCATATGCagcaactcaattccatagaagtCCAATACTATAATGGCTTAGTTACAAAACAGGGAATAAAAAGATGGCTGAATCTTTAAATTATCACAAGattcacaacattgcatatatgaAATATTCGTATTAAAGTCTACTGATAGTGTTGGTCACAAAATAATAGCAGAACTTGAATGCATCTCTGGGTAGTGTCCCACTCCCACAAGATACCTCCACCATTTAGGAGATAGTTACAGGAATCTCGATAAGGAGGGTTTCCTCCTCCTACATTAGATGTGATCTAACACCACAGAAACTGCACTTTCTCCTTTGAAGATTTCTCTGACTTCAAATTTCAGAGTGGAAATGCTGGAGAACACCGCTGGCATCCATTCTCACTTGGTTTCCTTGTTTTGCAGCTTCATCCTTCGAAGTTATTTCAGAACGTTTTCATCAGTGGTGCAGTGAATGTGGACTCATGGCTCAACCACACAAGCTATTCTTGCCTTCACCAAAGCTAGTAAAACTGCCCAATTTCCATCCAGAAATTTTGCGCCCACAACTCAGTGCCTGTTGCCTTTTTTTGATCTCTATGATTCCGAAAAAAGTTAAATTCACAACAGAAGACATTGAAAACAAACAACAAAAGCTCCCAAAACTTGTTCCATAAAAAAGTTTCACTCATAGCAAACATCCAAATTCACAGACTTCTTTTGTGATAGACAATTGAGTTTCAAGAACTCTTTATATTGCCATCTCAATGCAAGAGCACAATAGGCAGGCCTTCTTGTTACATATCGACGGTGCTGCTTCCGCTGCCTATGCTAGTCTTCAAAATGATTCTTTATCAGTGAACAAAGCCTACACTTCATTCAAAGCCCATTAGTAAGGAATGCACACCAAATTGAACAGATTGAGCCCCTCCATCCATCAATAGTCTTCTCGCATTGGCTGACTAAAAAATTTTTATCCTAAGACCAGTCTAATTTGCTAATTTTCAACCTAATACTCACATAAAATACCTAAATAAAGAACACAAGCCACTTGGGTCCTTTCCTCTGGTTTTGGATGTTGAGGCTTCTATACTTCTTTATTTCCAGCATTCTATCTAATTCAACTTCAAATTGTTTCCAAAAATTGATATTCTTgtttggcatatcttgctcagtgaTATAAACAACTCAAATGAGCTAATAGTGCtgaaataaattgattagttTAGTACACATGAAAATATTCATAATTTGATTCCTTGAATATATTTCATTGATCAGGTTTAGCATGAAACAAGGGAGGGTCTTGTATTCCTTGTTTATAAATAGAATTGGTTACTAAGTTCATCGTCTCTTCTTTTGATATTAAATTAGTATCTCATTGCTATGATATGTAAACAGTGATTTGTAAGCTAACAAAAGTGATTCTTGGCATCGaatcacttcaataaatttccttgtaaaaaaattattatagccAATCTGGTTTGTTCTGTTAGTTTGTGATATTCTTTTCAGGTATTCTACCACGATGCATGATAAAGAAATGCCACTTTAAAATGTGGCCTCCCCCTTTATATGAGTTTATTTTAAAAACCAAGGATGCATACAGTTTGGTTACGATGACACTTCAGGATGTATACGTTGTAAGTATCAGTTTTTGCATTGGTTGTAATCCCATGTTTATGGCATGTGTTAGTCTAGCCAACTTGGGATTAAACTTATGTACTCGAGCTAGATATGATAATTGCAACTTCTAGATTTTGTGCTTTTGAAAGGACCTGATTTGCGTCCAGGCTCATATTCCAAATAGGAACTTTGGATTTCCAAATTATAATGTTTCTTCGGTCTCATGGTTGGTTGCCTTGGTTGTTTAGCCTTGTACTTTGGTTGTGACTAAGTAGCATATGTAAGAAACCAGATGTCTTATTTTGAACCACATATTTTTACATGTTTTCTCAAGTTtaggaaattaaaaaataaaaaggagtTATAACATTGTGCCCCATAATATATGATGTTTGCAAAGCTAACATTTTCTATGATGTGGGACTCAGTCATGAACTTGATAAAGAGTTTATTCTATCACTTTCGCTGAATGCAAAAGGGGACTGTGGACTTCTAAGATAAGCTCATGGTGCTAAAAACACAGTGATATCTCACAGATTTTTTTGAGTGTTTGGTAGGTAGAGAGGTAATGGTACAAAAGCTCTCTTTCAATGAAAACTCTCTCAAAAGGCAACCTGAGCAATGATTCACACGTTCTGAATTGAAAAAAGGACAACAAAATCAAGACATGTCATTGAAATTGAGGATCATTGAATTCCTAAGGATCTGTTCTTTCATCCATCCTTGACCATGAGCAATCTAGTTCAATCTATGTTTATGTGTTGAAGGTAATTTCCAACATCTCAAGTAACTATAATCTATACTTCAGAGGTGGTCACAGTATGGTTCAATTCAACCAATCAAACTTGGATTGACTAACACTGTACTTTAACTAGTCAGTCTACTTTTaggccaaaaccaaaattttccctTAAAAAAAAGAGATTGACCATTAGATCTTATCAAAATAAAACTGAATCAGAATCAAAACCAGACCCGGAGCCCTTCAATCTAATTATGGTCCCTCTAGCCCTGAAACTGAAACTGACAGTTCAGTTCCAATTCCGATTTCGGATTGGAACCGGATTGTGGCCAGGCCTACTCTTCTTGCTCTAAGAATTGGTAGTGACTCTTATCTCTACGAGTTTCCTGATTTGGACTTGAGATGCTAGTTGAGATATGACTTAGACTTGTTGATACTTTTCAAAATGGTCACTCAAATATGGATCTTTAACTCTAAGAGTGAGATGGATTTGTATTGGGCTGTATCTTTCTCCCTAAAGCAAAATTATACCAGGCTAGTCCAAATTTTTTGAACAATTTTTAACAGAGATAATTAGATAAGAAAAACTACTCCATTGTCAAAACCCAGGAACATTTACAATCTCAAATAAATAACCACAGCAAAATTGTACTTTTCTTTATTCATTAAAAAAGTGACAAAGCAAATTAAGTTGGCATTATCAGCATACTAACTGCAAATAGAAAGTCTGCTGAaaatcaataattttttatgGCTATAGAACTACAAATAAATTCATTTCCTTCACCAATATCAGTGAGCAATCCAATCCATTCCAATCTTTCAACCTCATATGTATATGTTTTTGCAAGATAATCATTTTCATTCATCCATTTTCAAGGCCAGAAAAAGCTGCGATAGTACTCACTACCAATCGTTCTCATCCAAATCCAAGAGAGCgaaattaaaatgcaataaaaaacCATGATTTTAGCATCATATTTAAGTTTGATTAGACTCGACCCATAAATTTCATCAGTAATGCAACTCAACCTATGCTTATTGGTTCGGATTTTTAAGAAATGGTAAAGCATAAACTACAACGATTAATTGAAATAACAGGAGCGATCATTACCGTTTCTGGGCAGCTTCGGCGGCTTTGGCACGGGCTTCAGCAGAGGCCAATCTATCCTCTTCCTGTCTCTGTCGCTTGTTGCCACCGTTGAAGCATGCGAAGCACGATAGCCCCATGTCCCACAAATCTGTTCCCTCT
This is a stretch of genomic DNA from Hevea brasiliensis isolate MT/VB/25A 57/8 chromosome 12, ASM3005281v1, whole genome shotgun sequence. It encodes these proteins:
- the LOC110669825 gene encoding protein NPGR1, which gives rise to MLCACSGEQFKFEEAPQSPESLATRDFSASGLSSRTAGDWDSKLEDSQVDEAESTLKEALSLNYEEARALLGRLEYQRGNFDAALQVFQGIDVRSLTPKMIKAIAERTRQRKPRSKGDIVPATVMSMHSVSLLLEAILLKAKSLEELGHCREAAKECRIILDIVESALPNGMPEGVGEDCKLEEMFHKALEFLPILWTKAGLIDEAIIAYRRALVMPWNLDPLRLAGVQKDLASILLFGAVEAKLPPHLQTWGPGSPNNSTEEAILLLLVLMNKVAYGEIEWDEEIMDHLTCALSIIGQFELLAEHVEQVRPGVYNRADRWYFLALCYSAAGQNETALNLLKKVSGFSESKHKPHISSYLLGAKLCSEDPKHAHDGINFSHKIINLANHQSQHFMGEAHKLLGVCYGNAARICLSDSERILLHKESLNSLSHAALNRQEDPEVLYSLALENTLQRNLDAAFDNAVMYTETMAGNSVRGWKLLSLIVSAQQRFRDAEIVVDLALDESGRIDQFELLRLKAVLQIAQEQPKLAIETYRILLSLIQAQRDLQDKNPVLAHIFESEALAERNLELAVWQDLAAIYSKLGSCPDAKICMDKAKLLDFHSPRSWHTTGVFFEAQSLHKEALFSFSVSLSIDPDYVPSIVSTADVLMKLGKQSFPVARSFLMNALRLDPTNHQAWFSLGLISKMEGSLQQAADFFQAAYELKLSAPAQSLV
- the LOC110669805 gene encoding uncharacterized protein LOC110669805, which encodes MGLSCFACFNGGNKRQRQEEDRLASAEARAKAAEAAQKRQEEFEKSAAGRAARAQHVMAKQSANSNKGEPVLKWQMG